A window of Variovorax paradoxus EPS genomic DNA:
CGCTTTCGCCTATTCGCGAAAGTGAGATTCAAGCTGCCGAACGGTCCTTCTCGCGCTCGCGGTCTCTTTCGCGTTCTCGCGCCTTGTCGTCGTAGGCCCAGAGCCGCTGGTTCGCGAACACGGCGTTCGGATACGGCGACTTGCCGCGGCTGCCGTTGTAGCGGCCGAGGGTCATGTACAGGTCGCCGTTCTCGCGGTCGAGGTAGTGGCGCAGGATCACGCAGCCAAAGCGCAGGTTGGTCTGCATGTGAAAGAGCTTGGCCGAGTCGCTGTCGCCGATCACGCGTGTCCAGAACGGCATCACCTGCATGTAGCCGCGCGCACCGGCGCTCGACACCGCGAACTTGCGGAAGTTGCTCTCGACCTGCACCAGCCCGAGCACCAGGCTCACGTCGAGCCCCGAGCGCTTGGCTTCGTACCAGGCGGTCTGCAGGAATTCCTTGCGCGAGGGCCAGTCGGCGATCTTCTTCTTGAGCCGCTCGCTCATTTCGCCGAGCCAGCGCAGGTAGGCCAGGCGCGCCTCGGTGGTCGTGAACTCGGGCACCGGCGGCGCCTTGTTGTGGATCGCCGAACTCAGCGCGGTGCGTACCGAGTCGATCAAGGGCTCTTCGATCTGTGCGCCGGCGAAAGCGGTCTGCGGCAGCGCCGCCAGCGACAGAACGCCCGAAGCCGCGGCAACACCAAGGCACTTGCGCCGCGAGATGGCTGTGCCATCCGCCGTAGCGGTTGCCCCTGGGTCGTCGTTGCAACGGCCGGTGAAGCTCATGCAGCGAGCTTGCCGGCGATGAAGTCGGCGATGTCGGCCGACGGCACCTTCGTCGCAGCCGTGTCGCGGCGATGCTGGTATTCGAGTTGGCCTTCCTTCAGGCCACGGTCGGAAATGACCACGCGGTGCGGCACGCCGATCAGTTCCCAGTCGGCGAACATCGCGCCGGGGCGCTCGCCGCGGTCGTCCAGCAGCACGTCGACACCCTTGGCGAGCAGTTCTTCGTAGAGCGCTTCGGCGGACACCTTGACCTCGGGGCTGCGGTCCATGCCGATCGGGCAGACGACCACGGTGAACGGCGCCAGCGCGTCGGGCCAGATGATCCCGCGCTCGTCGTGGTTCTGTTCGATGGCGGCGGCCGGCAGGCGGGTGATGCCGATGCCGTAGCAGCCCATCTCGAGGAACTGCGGCTTGCCGCCTTCATCGAGGTACGTGGCGTTCATGTCCTTGCTGTACTTGGTGCCCAGCACGAAGACGTGGCCGACCTCGATGCCGCGCTCGATGGCCAGCACGCCCTTGCCGTCGGGCGAGGCATCGCCCGCCACCACGTTGCGCAGGTCCGCCACGATTTCCGGCTCGGGCAGGTCGCGGCCCCAGTTGACGCCGGTCATGTGGAAGTCGACTTCGTTGGCGCCAGTGATCCAGTCGGCCAGCACGGCAGCCTCGCGGTCGGCAACCAGCTTGACTGGCTTCTTGAGGTTCAGCGGGCCGAGGTAGCCGGGCTTGCAGCCGAAGTGCTCGTCGATCTCGGCGAGGGTCGCAAAGCGGAATCCTTGGTCAAGGCCCGGCACCTTGCTGACCTTGATCTCGTTCATGTCGTGGTCGCCGCGCAGGAGCAGCAGCCAGACCTGCGAACCCTTCGGGTTGCCGGCCTCATCGACGATATCGGTGGCCAGCACCAGCGACTTGATGGTGGTCGCGAGCGGCACGCCGAGCAGCTCGGCCACGTCGGCACAGGTGCTCTTGCCGGGGGTCGGCGTCTTCTCGAGCGCCTTGGCGGCTGCGGGGCGCGGACCGGCCGGAGCGAGCGCTTCGGCCTTTTCCATGTTGGCGGCGTAATTGCTGTCGGGGCAGTAGACGATGGCGTCTTCGCCCGTGGCGGCGATCACCTGGAACTCTTCGCTCAGGTCGCCGCCGATGGCGCCGCTGTCGGCCGCCACAGCGCGGTAGCGGAGACCAAAACGGTCGAAGATGTTGCGATACGCCTGCGCCATGATCTGGTAGCTGGCCTTGGCCGCGTCGAGGTCGCGGTCGAAGCTGTAGGCGTCCTTCATGATGAATTCGCGCCCGCGCATCAGGCCGAAGCGCGGACGGCGTTCGTCGCGGAACTTGGTCTGGATCTGGTAGAAATTCTTCGGCAGCTGCTTGTAGCTGCGGATTTCCTGGCGCGCGATGTCGGTCACCACTTCTTCGCTGGTGGGCTGGATCACGAAGTCGCGGTCATGCCGGTCCTTGATGCGCAAGAGCTCGGGGCCCATCTTCTCGAAGCGGCCGGTCTCCTGCCAGAACTCGGCCGGCTGAACCACCGGCATCGTGAGCTCGATGGCGCCGGCGCGGTTCATTTCTTCCCGAACGATCGCCTCGACCTTGCGGATCACGCGCAGGCCCATCGGCATGTAGGTGTAGATGCCCGTGCCGAGCTTCTTGATCATGCCGGCCCGCATCATCAGCCGGTGGCTCGCCACCTCGGCATCGGCGGGCGCTTCCTTGAGGGTGGAGACAAAAAATCGGGAAGCTTTCATCGGGATCGTGGTGATGGAATCGCTGGATTCGACGTTCGGAAGTGGGGAACTGCTCCCCCGGAGAGACCCTGAGAGACTGGCATCGCGCTTGCCGAGGGCAACCCGGCATGCATAATCGACTCAGTTCAAAAATTGGGGTTTGATTATGCTCGACCGGGACGGCTTCAGGCCCAACGTCGGCATCATCCTGCTCAACCAGAGAAACCAGGTTTTCTGGGGCAAACGCATACGCACGCATTCCTGGCAGTTTCCGCAAGGCGGCATAGACCGCGGCGAAAGTCCCGAGCAAGCCATGTTCCGGGAACTGCACGAGGAAGTGGGGCTCCATCCGGAGCATGTGCGCATCGTGGCCCGTACCCGCGACTGGTTGCGCTACGAGGTGCCGGATCGGTTCATCCGCCGTGACGCACGGGGCCACTACAAGGGCCAGAAACAAATCTGGTATCTGCTGCAACTCGTCGGCCACGACTGGGATCTCAACCTGCGTGCAACCGACCATCCCGAATTCGACGCCTGGCGCTGGCATGACTACTGGGTGCCGCTCGACGTTGTCGTCGAGTTCAAGCGCGGCGTCTACGAGATGGCGCTCACCGAGCTTGCTCGCTACCTGCCACGGCAGGATTTCCGCAACCGCTTTCTGCGCAGCAACGTGCGCGCCCGAGAATTCGAGCGCCATTCGCTGGACGCCGGAGCTCCCGCGGGTCTGGACTTGCCGCCCGGCGGCAGTTTCGATCCGCATCCCGACATTCCTTCTGCGAGCGATGAACCTTCTCTTCCCAACGACACGCACGGCAAAGCGCCCTTCTTTCCGACGCAACGCTGAGCGCGTCCTGCTGCTTGCGTGCTTCGGCATCCTCGCCGGCTGCGCCTCCGGCAAGTACGACACCGACAACCCCGACTGGGCACAGGCGGGTTCTGCGCCTCCTCCCAAGCGGTCCGAGACGGACAAGGAATGGGAAGAAACAGCAGCACCACCGCCGCCGGCCTTCAGCGAAAGCCGTCTGCTGCCGATCGAGATGCCCCCGTACATGACCCTTAAGTTCGGCATCGATCCGGCAACGATCACGATCACGCCCGATGGCATCGTGCGCTACGTGGTGGTGGCCAGCAACCGCAGCGGCGGCGCCGTCAATGCCTTCTACGAAGGCGTACGTTGCTCGACTGCCGAGATGAAGAGCTATGCGCGCTACAACAGCGGCGCATGGCAGGAAGTGAAGAAGCAGGAATGGAAGCGCATCAACGACCTGAACTCGCGCTACACGATGGCGTTGTCCCGCCAAGGAATCTGCCGCGGCAACGCGCCGCGCAGTTCGGTCGGGGACATGGTGCAGAACATTCGCAATCCGATTCGCGAACTGCAATAAGCAGCAAATCAATGCCGAGATGAACGAACGGGGCCTCAGGGCCCCGTTTTACTTTGCCGATCAGCTGGGCATCAGCACCATGTTGTCGCGGTGGACCATCTCAGGCTCAGCGACGTAGCCCAGCAGGCGCTCGAACTCGGCAGACGGCTTGCGGCACAAGAGCCGCGCCTCGACGCTCGAATAGTTGGCCAGGCCCCGGGCCAGTTCGACGCCATCTGCATCGCGCACCGCGATAACGTCGCCGCGCGAAAACTCGCCCGACACGCCAGTCATGCCGATGGGCAGCAGGCTCTTGCCTTCGGCGCGCACCTTGGCGGCGGCGCCTGCATCGACGACGACAGCGCCACGCAGTTGCAGGTGATCCGCCATCCAGCGCTTGCGCGCCTGGTGCTTGGCCGTCTGCGCGACCAGCAGCGTGCCGATCGATTCGCCGCGCGTCAGGCGCAGCAAGGCGTCGGCCTCGCGGCCCCACGCGATCACGGTCGATGCGCCCGAACCGGCCGCGCGCTTGGCCGCAAGGATCTTGGTGATCATCCCGCCGCGGCCGATGCTGG
This region includes:
- a CDS encoding CNP1-like family protein produces the protein MNLLFPTTRTAKRPSFRRNAERVLLLACFGILAGCASGKYDTDNPDWAQAGSAPPPKRSETDKEWEETAAPPPPAFSESRLLPIEMPPYMTLKFGIDPATITITPDGIVRYVVVASNRSGGAVNAFYEGVRCSTAEMKSYARYNSGAWQEVKKQEWKRINDLNSRYTMALSRQGICRGNAPRSSVGDMVQNIRNPIRELQ
- a CDS encoding lytic transglycosylase domain-containing protein, which produces MSFTGRCNDDPGATATADGTAISRRKCLGVAAASGVLSLAALPQTAFAGAQIEEPLIDSVRTALSSAIHNKAPPVPEFTTTEARLAYLRWLGEMSERLKKKIADWPSRKEFLQTAWYEAKRSGLDVSLVLGLVQVESNFRKFAVSSAGARGYMQVMPFWTRVIGDSDSAKLFHMQTNLRFGCVILRHYLDRENGDLYMTLGRYNGSRGKSPYPNAVFANQRLWAYDDKARERERDREREKDRSAA
- a CDS encoding RNA pyrophosphohydrolase, whose product is MLDRDGFRPNVGIILLNQRNQVFWGKRIRTHSWQFPQGGIDRGESPEQAMFRELHEEVGLHPEHVRIVARTRDWLRYEVPDRFIRRDARGHYKGQKQIWYLLQLVGHDWDLNLRATDHPEFDAWRWHDYWVPLDVVVEFKRGVYEMALTELARYLPRQDFRNRFLRSNVRAREFERHSLDAGAPAGLDLPPGGSFDPHPDIPSASDEPSLPNDTHGKAPFFPTQR
- a CDS encoding proline--tRNA ligase, whose amino-acid sequence is MKASRFFVSTLKEAPADAEVASHRLMMRAGMIKKLGTGIYTYMPMGLRVIRKVEAIVREEMNRAGAIELTMPVVQPAEFWQETGRFEKMGPELLRIKDRHDRDFVIQPTSEEVVTDIARQEIRSYKQLPKNFYQIQTKFRDERRPRFGLMRGREFIMKDAYSFDRDLDAAKASYQIMAQAYRNIFDRFGLRYRAVAADSGAIGGDLSEEFQVIAATGEDAIVYCPDSNYAANMEKAEALAPAGPRPAAAKALEKTPTPGKSTCADVAELLGVPLATTIKSLVLATDIVDEAGNPKGSQVWLLLLRGDHDMNEIKVSKVPGLDQGFRFATLAEIDEHFGCKPGYLGPLNLKKPVKLVADREAAVLADWITGANEVDFHMTGVNWGRDLPEPEIVADLRNVVAGDASPDGKGVLAIERGIEVGHVFVLGTKYSKDMNATYLDEGGKPQFLEMGCYGIGITRLPAAAIEQNHDERGIIWPDALAPFTVVVCPIGMDRSPEVKVSAEALYEELLAKGVDVLLDDRGERPGAMFADWELIGVPHRVVISDRGLKEGQLEYQHRRDTAATKVPSADIADFIAGKLAA